A DNA window from Maribellus comscasis contains the following coding sequences:
- a CDS encoding sulfatase family protein, whose translation MKRYAIVFFALLLFFGCQSDNRNKITGNGLNVLFLTLDDMGYGTSGAEGCKVPDITPNIDALASQGILFTHGYVSVPMCGPSRAAMLSGRYPHCSGIMGHGVQPPDFWEEPLVKTPALSTYLHDFGYKTGAILKNGRCGNQTWDVKYQELPFGVGFHDRNPNSFYERTKAFIAASKETGKPFFLYANPIDPHRPWVNTQGEKNARQQWNSLHEYPAPNRSYTSNEVEIPECLPDLPDVRTNLVPYYEALHRGDECLGSILKALEESGEADNTIIVFLSDNGMATPAAKNTLYQHGVRTPVIIKLPGKIKTGVVDEKSVVCAIDLLPTILEALQLPAIKGIEGYSVYDVATGKKEKTDREYAFTSFDYWGDSKEKDFYPQRSIINKEFCYIWNPYVERFKGEKRIPLNWVDVIASSISENLKLAARTEFLRKRPVEEFYDLSNDPGCWNNLINDEQYADKIKEFKAYLKKEMMQTNDPERYYYNN comes from the coding sequence ATGAAACGTTACGCGATAGTATTTTTTGCCTTACTTCTTTTTTTTGGGTGTCAGTCTGATAACAGAAACAAAATTACCGGAAACGGTTTAAATGTGCTGTTTTTGACTCTCGATGATATGGGCTATGGCACCTCTGGCGCAGAAGGATGTAAAGTGCCGGATATTACTCCCAATATTGATGCTTTAGCTTCGCAAGGAATATTATTTACACATGGGTATGTCTCAGTTCCGATGTGTGGTCCATCAAGGGCAGCGATGCTTTCGGGGCGTTATCCTCACTGCAGCGGGATTATGGGACATGGAGTTCAGCCTCCCGATTTTTGGGAGGAACCTTTGGTAAAAACGCCCGCTTTGTCCACCTATCTGCACGATTTTGGCTACAAAACGGGAGCAATTTTAAAGAACGGAAGGTGTGGAAATCAAACATGGGACGTGAAATATCAGGAATTACCTTTTGGCGTAGGCTTTCATGATCGTAATCCTAATTCTTTTTATGAACGCACTAAAGCGTTCATTGCTGCTTCAAAAGAAACCGGCAAACCGTTTTTCCTTTATGCTAATCCCATCGATCCTCACCGTCCCTGGGTTAATACTCAAGGCGAAAAAAACGCGAGACAGCAATGGAATAGCCTCCATGAATATCCTGCTCCAAACCGCAGTTATACTTCAAATGAAGTTGAAATACCAGAATGCTTGCCTGATTTACCTGATGTGCGAACGAATTTAGTACCATACTACGAAGCTCTTCACAGGGGCGATGAATGTCTGGGAAGTATACTAAAAGCCCTGGAGGAGAGCGGAGAGGCTGATAACACCATTATTGTCTTCTTATCCGATAATGGTATGGCGACACCTGCCGCTAAAAATACGCTCTATCAGCATGGTGTACGCACTCCGGTTATTATAAAACTTCCCGGGAAGATTAAAACCGGAGTAGTCGATGAAAAATCTGTAGTTTGTGCCATTGATTTACTGCCAACAATTCTCGAAGCACTTCAGTTACCCGCTATAAAAGGTATTGAAGGTTACTCAGTCTATGATGTGGCAACCGGTAAGAAAGAGAAAACAGATCGTGAATATGCGTTTACTTCTTTTGATTATTGGGGAGATTCTAAAGAAAAAGATTTTTATCCGCAACGCTCTATCATCAATAAAGAATTTTGCTACATATGGAATCCCTATGTGGAACGTTTTAAGGGAGAAAAAAGAATACCTTTGAACTGGGTTGATGTAATAGCGTCGAGTATAAGTGAAAATTTGAAATTGGCTGCACGTACCGAGTTTCTGCGTAAACGCCCGGTTGAGGAATTTTATGATTTAAGCAATGATCCGGGATGTTGGAATAATTTAATTAATGATGAACAGTATGCAGACAAAATTAAAGAGTTTAAGGCATATCTCAAAAAAGAGATGATGCAAACCAATGACCCTGAGAGATATTACTATAATAATTAG
- a CDS encoding GH92 family glycosyl hydrolase has protein sequence MKTAVNLIVVFFCYSFFFLACTRKQETKIQPASLVNVFVDTHNSRWFYFSSATHPFGMVNLSPDTDTKGSWKSGYLYDSKQIRCFSHIHAWQLSGVAVMPTVGEFKGNLGMDVYQSSFNHEGEIAEPGYHKVILNDYEITAELTSTARVGFHRYTYPKSNNSYIIFDTGAFLAHGPTKYSKVWKVNDTEVAGYEIMEATIRRPKATPVYFVAKLNKPIESFIGWEDSVMIDNPIDTIDGVNAGAAIKFQTTEREQVLMKVAVSYVSVEQARLNLETELAGWNFDQARKNSYDEWNKWLGKIEVEGGTRKQQVRFYTNLWHALQGRRIVSDVNGKYLDMTCDTAKVKQVTLDKNGKPSFPHYNFDAWWGSHWSLDILWSMAYPEVMDGFCNTMVDMYKDGGLIPRGPAGGNYTFVMIGDPSACFFATAYNKGIRNYDAEAAYEGLRKNAFPEGSRDHGGYEHKIDYPDKTMVDYYVERGYVPEDVNAKGWHCGGVALTLEYAYQDWCLAQMAKNMENEADYNMFMKRSENYKNVWNPQTGYMHPREQDGSWIGNFDPSVSKTPRGFCESNSAIYSYFVPHDIEGLAALSGGKDAFVEKLNSQFEKAQQYGFVPNKEMWVDYSNQPGTGMAHVFNKAGAPWLSQKWVRKVKEAFSDTTAYGGYNGDEDQGQMGALGVLMAIGLFEEDGGASANPSYELTSPLFDKITIHLDNMYYPGKTFIIETKNNSEQNMYIQSAKLNGKNWNKYWFSHKTFAKGGKLEIILGDKPNKTWGKP, from the coding sequence ATGAAAACCGCAGTCAACCTAATAGTCGTTTTTTTTTGTTATAGTTTTTTTTTCTTAGCGTGTACGCGAAAACAAGAAACAAAAATACAGCCAGCCAGTTTAGTTAATGTATTTGTTGATACCCATAATTCCCGGTGGTTTTATTTTAGTTCGGCTACCCACCCTTTCGGAATGGTAAACCTAAGCCCGGATACGGATACGAAAGGAAGCTGGAAATCCGGCTATTTGTATGACAGTAAACAAATTCGTTGTTTTAGCCACATACATGCGTGGCAACTGTCGGGAGTGGCTGTTATGCCAACTGTGGGAGAATTTAAAGGAAATTTGGGAATGGATGTTTATCAATCTTCTTTTAATCACGAAGGGGAAATAGCTGAGCCCGGATATCATAAAGTAATTTTAAATGACTACGAAATAACTGCAGAATTAACATCTACCGCTCGTGTTGGCTTTCATCGTTATACCTATCCCAAAAGCAATAACAGCTATATTATTTTCGACACTGGCGCTTTCCTTGCACATGGGCCGACAAAATATTCAAAAGTTTGGAAAGTAAACGATACTGAAGTGGCCGGGTATGAAATCATGGAAGCGACCATTCGCCGTCCAAAAGCTACTCCGGTTTATTTTGTGGCCAAATTAAACAAACCGATTGAAAGCTTTATTGGCTGGGAAGATTCTGTTATGATCGATAACCCTATTGATACAATAGACGGGGTAAACGCAGGAGCGGCTATTAAATTTCAAACTACGGAGAGAGAGCAAGTATTGATGAAAGTTGCTGTTTCGTATGTTAGCGTTGAGCAAGCACGGTTAAATCTGGAAACTGAGCTGGCCGGCTGGAATTTTGATCAGGCAAGAAAAAATTCATATGATGAATGGAACAAATGGTTGGGCAAAATAGAGGTAGAAGGGGGCACGCGGAAACAGCAAGTGAGGTTTTATACCAATTTGTGGCATGCTTTGCAAGGGCGCAGGATTGTAAGCGACGTAAATGGGAAATATTTGGACATGACTTGTGACACTGCAAAAGTAAAACAAGTTACTTTAGATAAAAACGGCAAACCTTCTTTCCCACACTATAATTTCGACGCCTGGTGGGGAAGCCATTGGTCGCTTGATATTTTGTGGTCGATGGCATATCCTGAGGTGATGGATGGATTTTGTAATACCATGGTCGATATGTACAAGGACGGAGGACTTATTCCAAGAGGTCCGGCAGGGGGTAATTACACCTTTGTTATGATTGGTGATCCATCTGCATGTTTTTTTGCGACGGCATATAACAAAGGGATAAGAAATTATGATGCAGAAGCAGCATATGAAGGCCTGCGTAAAAACGCCTTTCCTGAAGGTAGCCGGGATCATGGAGGTTATGAGCATAAAATAGATTATCCGGACAAAACTATGGTGGATTACTACGTGGAACGTGGTTATGTACCGGAAGATGTAAATGCCAAAGGATGGCATTGCGGAGGGGTAGCATTAACATTGGAATATGCTTATCAGGATTGGTGCCTGGCACAGATGGCAAAAAACATGGAAAATGAAGCGGATTACAATATGTTCATGAAACGATCGGAGAATTACAAAAATGTATGGAATCCACAAACAGGATATATGCACCCTCGCGAACAGGATGGCTCCTGGATTGGCAACTTTGACCCTTCTGTCTCAAAAACTCCCCGTGGTTTTTGTGAAAGCAACTCTGCCATTTATTCCTATTTTGTGCCCCACGACATCGAAGGGCTGGCAGCTCTCTCCGGGGGCAAAGATGCTTTTGTGGAAAAGCTGAACTCCCAGTTCGAAAAAGCACAACAATATGGCTTTGTACCAAACAAAGAAATGTGGGTCGATTATTCTAACCAGCCGGGAACGGGTATGGCGCATGTTTTTAATAAGGCTGGTGCTCCATGGCTCAGTCAAAAATGGGTGAGGAAAGTAAAAGAAGCATTTAGCGACACAACAGCGTATGGTGGATACAATGGAGATGAGGATCAGGGGCAAATGGGAGCACTTGGAGTGTTAATGGCTATTGGACTTTTTGAGGAAGACGGAGGTGCTTCTGCTAATCCCTCTTATGAGCTTACCAGCCCGTTATTTGATAAGATAACGATTCACCTGGATAACATGTATTATCCCGGAAAAACATTCATAATCGAAACAAAAAATAACTCAGAACAAAATATGTATATCCAGAGTGCCAAGTTAAATGGGAAGAATTGGAATAAATATTGGTTTTCTCATAAAACATTTGCTAAAGGTGGAAAATTAGAGATTATATTGGGAGACAAACCAAACAAAACATGGGGGAAGCCCTAG
- a CDS encoding endo-1,4-beta-xylanase: protein MKKLSILLFVFVFVAGCSYSAKKQSTKQEKPVNKTFKEVFKDDFYVGAALNKYQIMGADSQSIAIVEKQFNSITPENYMKASNIHPEKDRYDFRVADKYVAFGLANNMKIIGHTLVWHIQLPEWFFVDDEGNQIGKDELIARMKEHITTIVSRYKGKVKGWDVVNEALNEDGSYRESKFYEILGKDYIKLAFQFAHEADPDAELYYNDYTMYKPKKRDSVVRMIKELRAEGVRIDGVGMQAHYILSEKDSIFGNIEKSIMAFASAGVKVMVTELDISVLPFPEENQGADISGNAEYSKLLNPYTEGLPEDVRLRADNYYIDLFNLFVKYSDTIDRVTFWGVTDNQSWKNNWPVKGRTDYPLLFDRNYQAKPVVNRIFEVMEH from the coding sequence ATGAAAAAACTATCGATTTTGTTGTTTGTGTTCGTCTTTGTTGCCGGGTGCAGTTATTCTGCAAAAAAACAAAGTACAAAACAGGAAAAGCCAGTTAACAAAACGTTTAAAGAGGTTTTTAAAGACGATTTTTATGTTGGCGCTGCTTTGAATAAATATCAGATCATGGGCGCTGACAGTCAATCTATTGCAATTGTAGAGAAACAATTCAACTCAATTACTCCGGAAAATTATATGAAGGCGTCCAATATCCATCCTGAAAAGGATCGGTATGACTTTCGTGTTGCCGACAAATATGTTGCTTTTGGCCTGGCAAACAACATGAAAATTATAGGGCACACTCTCGTTTGGCACATCCAGTTACCCGAGTGGTTTTTTGTTGATGACGAGGGCAACCAAATCGGTAAGGATGAGCTTATCGCGCGCATGAAAGAACACATTACCACTATTGTGTCCAGATACAAAGGAAAAGTAAAAGGCTGGGATGTGGTAAACGAAGCCCTTAACGAAGATGGTTCCTACAGGGAAAGCAAATTTTATGAGATATTGGGAAAAGATTACATTAAACTTGCCTTTCAGTTTGCACACGAGGCCGATCCTGATGCCGAGTTATATTATAACGATTATACCATGTACAAACCAAAAAAACGAGACAGCGTCGTTCGAATGATAAAAGAATTAAGGGCGGAAGGTGTCCGTATCGACGGTGTTGGCATGCAGGCCCATTATATTTTATCGGAGAAAGATTCCATTTTTGGAAATATTGAAAAATCGATCATGGCGTTTGCCAGTGCCGGCGTAAAGGTTATGGTCACAGAGTTGGACATATCTGTTTTGCCTTTCCCGGAAGAAAACCAGGGAGCAGATATTTCAGGCAATGCAGAGTATAGCAAGTTACTCAATCCATACACAGAGGGATTACCTGAAGATGTCCGGTTAAGAGCTGACAACTATTACATCGATCTGTTCAACTTATTTGTGAAATATTCCGACACAATTGATCGTGTAACGTTTTGGGGCGTAACTGACAACCAATCGTGGAAAAACAATTGGCCGGTTAAAGGACGGACCGATTATCCGTTGCTTTTTGACAGAAACTACCAGGCCAAGCCTGTAGTAAATAGAATTTTCGAAGTGATGGAACATTAA
- a CDS encoding sulfatase, producing MKNKNVSQNAISFFIFCFVFVIPTNKVFAKQNINKPNVLFIAVDDLRPEINCFGAHYMHTPNLDYLASNGIIFERAYCQQAVCAPSRNSLLTGLRPDALGIYDLQTFFRKKVPDVITLPQHFKNNGYHTEAMGKIYHTSHGNSDDSISWSIPKWNQNKEFQKLRKITRGDTVGLERDFPNINGKLLPWYCSSEPEDNMTDGMVANHAVERLATLKDSAFFLAVGFIKPHLPFVSPKKYWDLYDHDSIKIPERTVPEGMPGYALAAFGELRKYHGIPAKGMLDDETSRNLIHGYYAAISMIDAQVGKLLSALKENDLLDNTIIVLWGDHGWKLGDYGNWCKHSNMEYDTNAPLFISVPWMHKDLKTKSLAEFVDIYPTLCDLAGLEKPSHLEGQSLLPILQNPDTEVNEMAISQFPRGRSLGYDHKNEIMGYSIRTGDYRFTRWQKYENPKEVMAVELYDHSEAKTAEINLATEKKYAKRVEELNRLLDEELSKYKLLKNNPVQ from the coding sequence ATGAAAAACAAAAATGTATCCCAAAATGCGATAAGCTTCTTTATATTTTGTTTTGTTTTTGTTATTCCGACAAATAAAGTATTTGCAAAACAAAACATAAATAAGCCGAATGTTTTATTTATTGCGGTTGATGATTTACGACCTGAAATTAATTGTTTTGGGGCACATTATATGCATACCCCCAATTTGGATTACCTGGCTTCCAACGGAATAATTTTTGAACGTGCTTACTGCCAGCAGGCTGTATGTGCACCTTCACGAAACAGTTTACTTACCGGGTTGCGTCCTGATGCTTTAGGGATTTATGACCTTCAAACATTCTTTCGAAAAAAAGTGCCGGATGTGATAACCCTGCCACAACATTTTAAAAATAACGGCTATCACACAGAAGCAATGGGCAAAATTTATCACACGAGTCATGGAAATTCGGATGACAGCATTTCATGGTCAATTCCTAAGTGGAACCAAAATAAAGAATTTCAAAAGCTGAGAAAAATAACCCGGGGAGATACTGTTGGGCTTGAACGCGATTTCCCGAATATCAATGGGAAATTATTACCCTGGTATTGTTCTTCAGAGCCGGAAGATAATATGACCGATGGGATGGTCGCAAATCACGCAGTAGAGCGTTTAGCCACATTAAAGGATTCTGCTTTTTTCCTTGCTGTTGGATTCATTAAGCCTCATCTGCCTTTTGTTTCACCTAAAAAGTATTGGGATTTGTATGATCATGACAGCATAAAAATTCCGGAACGAACAGTTCCCGAAGGAATGCCTGGTTATGCTCTGGCAGCATTTGGTGAGTTACGTAAATATCATGGGATTCCTGCCAAAGGTATGCTTGACGATGAAACCAGCCGTAATCTTATCCATGGATATTATGCTGCAATTAGCATGATCGATGCCCAGGTTGGGAAATTATTGTCTGCATTGAAAGAAAATGATTTGTTAGATAACACTATCATTGTTCTTTGGGGAGATCACGGGTGGAAACTGGGTGATTACGGCAATTGGTGCAAACACTCGAATATGGAATATGATACGAATGCACCGCTTTTTATATCGGTTCCATGGATGCATAAGGATTTGAAAACGAAATCATTAGCGGAGTTTGTTGATATTTACCCAACTTTATGTGATTTGGCAGGGCTGGAAAAACCCAGTCATTTGGAAGGACAAAGTTTGTTACCCATACTTCAAAATCCGGATACAGAAGTGAATGAGATGGCCATAAGTCAGTTCCCACGTGGCAGATCGTTGGGCTATGATCATAAAAATGAGATTATGGGTTACAGCATCCGAACTGGAGATTATCGTTTTACACGTTGGCAGAAATATGAGAATCCAAAGGAAGTAATGGCAGTAGAATTATACGATCATTCAGAAGCCAAGACTGCTGAAATCAATCTTGCAACAGAAAAAAAATATGCAAAAAGAGTGGAAGAACTAAACCGGCTGTTGGACGAAGAATTATCAAAATATAAGTTGTTAAAAAACAATCCGGTTCAATAA
- a CDS encoding alpha-L-rhamnosidase yields MKCEYLQSPIGIDAPNPRFTWQIKSEEQGISVDAVQIVVGTSAKDVSNGNGDVWQSGTLSSSTIPLIYAGTKLKPFSRYYWSVRVKNQKGEWSPFSKVTFFETGMMGQNNWKGDWISDSYDFNIKPAPYFRKSFDVKKKIKTARAYIAVGGLYELYLNGEKVGNHRLDPMLTRFDRRTLYVTYDVTNSISNGENAIGVILGNGWYNHQSKAVWYFDKAPWRARPKFCMDIRIVYEDNSVETISTNKNWKTSLSPIIFNSIYTAEHYDARLEQPDWCKPEFDDKKWKNVMCTNAPSKNIIAQAMHPIQNVMEIPAIKVTKFSNTNYVVDFGRNIAGVTKLNIKGNKGTTIRLKHGERLYENGHVDISNIDIHYRPTDDSDPFQTDIVILSGQEDEFMPKFNYKGFQYVEVSADEPIEFTEKNLTAYFMHSAVPKVGKINSSNKMLNKIWEAANASYLSNLFGYPTDCPQREKNGWTGDAQICIETGLYNYDAITIYEKWMADHRDEQQNNGVIPRIVPTDGWGYTKNGPDWTSTIAIIPWNVYLFYGDKKILEDCYDNIKKYINYIDEAYSGGLTDWGLCDWVPVKSTTPTEITSTVYYFAVVDIFRKIATVLGEKNDVEKYSALAEKIKNAFNKKYLNRETGIYNKGVQTEMSCPLHWDMVPDEMKEKVAKSLAKRVVADNSHVDVGLLGAKSILNAMSENGYADLAYKVAAQETFPSWGWWIANGATTFLENWDLNASNDISMNHIMFGEINAWYYKALGGIFPDEKNPGFKNIILKPNFVEGLDHFDAHHNGPYGDIVSSWKKTGQEISYHVVVPPNSTAMLFLPTDKVLESGKELEENKFIKIETDDSNKKQYHLESGEYNFQLQK; encoded by the coding sequence ATGAAGTGTGAATACCTTCAGTCCCCTATTGGTATTGACGCACCAAATCCTCGTTTTACATGGCAGATTAAATCTGAAGAACAGGGTATATCAGTGGATGCAGTGCAAATTGTCGTAGGCACCAGTGCGAAAGATGTCTCAAATGGGAACGGGGATGTCTGGCAATCGGGGACATTGTCCTCTTCTACTATCCCTCTAATTTATGCAGGAACCAAACTAAAGCCTTTTTCCCGATATTACTGGAGCGTAAGAGTTAAAAACCAAAAAGGGGAATGGTCGCCATTTTCAAAAGTAACTTTTTTTGAAACCGGAATGATGGGGCAAAATAATTGGAAAGGGGATTGGATTTCAGACTCATATGATTTCAATATAAAGCCTGCTCCTTATTTTAGAAAAAGCTTTGATGTCAAAAAAAAGATAAAGACTGCGCGAGCTTATATTGCAGTAGGAGGCTTGTATGAACTTTATCTGAACGGTGAAAAGGTTGGCAACCACCGTCTTGACCCAATGTTAACGCGTTTTGATCGTCGGACGCTCTATGTTACTTATGATGTAACAAATAGTATTTCTAACGGAGAAAATGCCATTGGTGTAATTTTAGGAAACGGGTGGTATAATCACCAGTCGAAAGCTGTTTGGTATTTTGATAAAGCGCCGTGGCGCGCACGTCCAAAGTTCTGCATGGATATCAGAATCGTTTATGAAGATAATTCCGTAGAAACAATTTCTACAAACAAAAACTGGAAAACATCGCTTTCTCCGATAATTTTCAATAGTATTTATACGGCAGAACATTATGACGCCAGATTGGAACAACCTGATTGGTGCAAACCTGAGTTTGATGATAAGAAGTGGAAAAATGTTATGTGCACAAATGCTCCGTCAAAAAACATAATTGCACAGGCAATGCATCCGATACAAAATGTAATGGAAATTCCGGCAATAAAAGTCACAAAATTCAGCAATACCAATTATGTTGTCGATTTTGGACGTAATATAGCAGGGGTTACGAAACTGAATATTAAAGGGAATAAAGGAACAACTATCCGGTTAAAACACGGAGAACGTTTGTATGAGAACGGGCATGTAGATATTTCAAATATTGATATACACTACCGTCCCACAGATGATTCAGATCCTTTCCAGACTGACATCGTAATTCTTAGTGGGCAGGAAGATGAATTTATGCCTAAATTTAATTACAAGGGGTTTCAATATGTAGAAGTAAGCGCTGATGAACCTATTGAATTCACAGAGAAAAACCTGACTGCATATTTTATGCACAGTGCGGTTCCAAAGGTAGGCAAGATCAATTCATCAAACAAAATGCTAAACAAAATATGGGAAGCAGCCAATGCTTCATATTTATCCAATTTATTTGGATACCCTACCGATTGCCCGCAACGAGAAAAAAACGGATGGACAGGAGATGCTCAAATATGTATAGAAACGGGTCTGTACAATTACGATGCTATAACAATCTACGAAAAATGGATGGCTGACCATCGCGATGAGCAACAAAACAATGGTGTAATTCCCCGGATTGTTCCTACGGATGGCTGGGGATACACAAAAAACGGCCCGGACTGGACAAGTACGATTGCGATTATCCCATGGAACGTCTACTTGTTTTATGGCGACAAAAAAATACTGGAAGATTGTTATGACAATATCAAAAAATATATTAACTATATCGACGAGGCTTATTCGGGTGGATTGACTGACTGGGGACTTTGCGATTGGGTTCCGGTAAAATCAACGACGCCAACAGAAATTACATCAACGGTTTATTATTTTGCTGTTGTTGATATATTTAGAAAAATAGCTACTGTTTTAGGAGAAAAAAATGATGTGGAGAAGTATTCAGCGTTGGCTGAAAAAATCAAAAATGCGTTCAACAAAAAATATCTTAATCGCGAAACCGGAATCTATAATAAAGGGGTTCAAACAGAAATGAGTTGTCCGCTTCACTGGGATATGGTGCCGGATGAAATGAAAGAAAAAGTAGCTAAGAGTTTGGCAAAGAGAGTAGTAGCTGATAACAGCCACGTTGATGTGGGGTTATTGGGAGCTAAGTCTATTTTAAATGCAATGAGTGAAAATGGTTATGCTGATTTAGCATATAAGGTTGCGGCACAGGAAACATTTCCATCGTGGGGATGGTGGATTGCAAACGGAGCAACAACATTCCTCGAAAACTGGGATCTCAATGCCAGTAACGACATTTCGATGAACCACATTATGTTTGGAGAAATAAATGCATGGTATTACAAAGCACTGGGAGGTATCTTTCCGGACGAAAAAAATCCAGGGTTCAAGAATATTATACTAAAGCCAAATTTTGTTGAAGGACTTGATCATTTTGACGCCCACCACAATGGTCCATACGGAGATATTGTTTCTTCGTGGAAAAAAACAGGACAAGAAATAAGCTATCACGTTGTCGTTCCGCCTAACAGCACAGCTATGCTTTTCTTGCCAACCGATAAGGTACTTGAAAGCGGAAAAGAGCTGGAAGAAAACAAGTTTATTAAAATTGAAACTGATGATTCAAATAAAAAACAATACCATCTGGAATCAGGTGAATATAATTTTCAACTACAAAAGTAA